The Bactrocera dorsalis isolate Fly_Bdor chromosome 3, ASM2337382v1, whole genome shotgun sequence genomic interval gatactgcctgcttccccttttgttttatacctgAGATGGTAtagcttttgtgcttgtgaaagtttaggatggtttatataaacagcagtgaacatgtcccggaaggacggccactggtcataacatctattgaaaacttcagtatcacaagctggtacctttaggtacatgcctttatctaggtcttctttttgtgttgtaactactctgggagggggagtagtggctctacttggccttactaaacttatttgttcagttatcattccctttgtCAACTCGTACTGATCTCAGCAGTTATCACActtggctgtcgccgaagcttttgtgttttctgagagttctgcgtcgtcagtatctagtgctgtatcgtacgctgccagaagcCGTGCCCATTAGACCTGGCGCAGCTtatatgagattttttttttttggaattttaagtACCGGGATTGGTCAAATATGCGATTCGATGTAATAATTCATGTGGTAAATTTTTAACTCGATCAGAGTGTGCCAACCTGTGCCATAATGAGGTCAAAggtcaaaatatagaaaaacacttggtttttttactgttatctgtttatttattatatatagaaTGTAATGACCtcattttttctcaatattttgcacaataattttttctatatgtccaatgataagaaaatttataaatattagaaaagagtaaattagtaaaaattccATTGAACTGAGGCGGGCCACTGCCTACACAAATTATCTGCACAATACTGTTGTTGGAATTGAGTGGAATTGCGTTCACTGAgttcacaacaacaaattactcGAATGTAATGTAGTCAGTGGCCCGCCTAACGGTAAATTCATACATTACGGTTCACATACGCCAATGTTGATAATTAGACAGACTGAGACGTGCAAATagagcttttaatattttgtcatTGCAAAATTGACTGTGGTTAAGAAAGGgtctttattaaaataattaaaaatagtaaaagttaTACTGCAATATGGTGATGgctgtaaataattttgttacacTTAGATCTGCTGACGCAAACGTATATTTGataggaaaatgtgaaaaaaatatacttggAAGCAAGTTATCGTCAAAACTACAAGtgcttaaatgttttttttactatgtgcggtgtgaaaagaaaacaattaagAAAAGTGCTAAATTGGCTTCGAAGGAAATATTGCCTTTTTGGGAAAGAGCACGTATTCCAACGTTAAACAAAAGAACTTGTGACGATAAATTGGTGAAATTATATGATGAGTGGAGAACAGTACAGAAATTTTGTACATCTTCGTTTCCTAGTTCTCGTAAAAAGGAAAAtgatttcaatgataatttgaacaatttattcgataTTGCACATGCTGATGCTTTAGAAATGATAGCTATTCCTAAGGACCGagactttttaattaaacaaagagAGCCAGGTCGTGTTGAGAGCATGATTTCTATAGATCAATGTCtcgcaaataaagaaaaacggaAGGCGCAAAGGTTAGAAGAAGAAAATCGACGCAAAGCAAAGTATCAAAGATTGGAAAGCACTCAaggtatttatttaattctgctgaAACAAATAATATGTAAGTTTCTCTttcaacttctttttttttagagttGAGTTTAGACTATGATGTAAGTGACGAAAGTAAATGTGAGTCTGAAAAATCTGTAGAACAGTTGAGGATCGTATCAAACACCAACGAGCTGAaaaaaaacgtggtaaaaaaaGCTTCATAGATGATAGAATGCATGCTTGCATGGATGCTGGCAATATGTCAACCCCACTCgcaattcattttattattgcaacagCTAAAGCTTTGGGTCACAATATTGAAGATCGGGTTATTAATTGTACAAGTTTGAGAAAACAGCGCAAGGAATATCGTCGGCGTCATGGTACAGAAATTATTGAGAATTTCAAGGTATAAAAGTTAGTTTTGGATTTGTTATGAATACTTCTCAGAgcgaaaatttttcagatcccTGATACATTTGTGTTACACTGGGACGGTAAACTACTTCCTGCAATGACTGGAAAGGAAAAAGTAGAACGCCTAGCTATTGTTTTAACGGCagataatatagaaaaattaatttccatccCAATTATTGGATGTGGAACTGGTGAAGCAATCGCCCAGTCCATATATAATTACTTAGAAAAAATGAATATGATAAATTCGGTGGAAATGGTATGCTTTGACACGACAGCTACAAACACTGGTAAACGTAACGGGGCTGGAATGTTGCTGGAACAAAAATTGAAACGTAGCTTGTTGTGGTTGCCATGCAGGCATCATATTGCAGAAATCATACTACGAGctgtatttgaaatatattttggaaaatctTGTGGCCCGGAAGCTGCCATATTTGAACGTTTTTCGCGGGAATGgaacactttcaatttaaaagatttttcaatTGGTATCATGGATGAAGAAGTGCGACGTGCTATAAATGCAGAGGAATGTGATTACAAAGAGCTATTGCAACTCATGTTTATTTTCTTAGGTGGCAGCATTCCGAACTTTTCCTTTCGTGCACCTGGCGCGACGTCACATGCCAGGTTTATGTCAAAAGCGATATATGccttaaaaatgtttgctttgcaaaaacaatttaaaatgtctTCCAGCCATTTGAATGGATTCCGCAATGTGTGTATTTTCCTGGTGCATCTTTATATTTCGTATTGGTTTCGATCTACTAATGCAGTCGAAGCACCAAATTTGGATTTGCAGCTGATAAAAAACATTGCCGGTTATTACGACCCAAAAATATCTCTAGCCTTATTAGATAAAATGAAAAACCACTTATGGTATCTGTCCGAGGAAGCCGTTGGTCTCGCCTTTTTCGATTCTAATGTGGACTTAAATGTGAAAAGAAAGATGGTTGAAGCACTAGCATTAGAAAAAGAGTTTGAAAGCAATGACGACAATGGCGTTTATCTGCGTAAAAATGTAAATGCCAgcattgaagaaatgaaagcatTCATAAGTAAAGATTTAAGTTGTTTTGTAACGCAAAGAACTAGAAATATCTTTTCACGATTGGAAATAGAcgtaaaatttttcaacttagaTCCTTCAAACTGGTGCGAAAATGCAGAATATTTAAAAGGTGTTCAAATCCTCAAAAACGTCACTGCTGTTAATGATTCTGCTGAGAGGAAAGTAAAACTAATAACAGATTTTAACCGGTCTTTAACTCATAGCGAAGAAGATAAACAATACTTGCTTCATATTGTCGAGAACTACAGGCAAAAGTTCCTTCATATACTAAAACTTCGCTTTTGTAATATTCTTGAGACATATATTAATGATTGAAATgcaaattgtggaaaaattgcgtcattttattttttctttaataaataaacaaataacagtaaaaaaaccaagagtttttctatattttgaacTTTGACTTCATTATGGCACAGGTTGGCACACTCTGATTGAGTTAAAAATTTACCACATGAATTATTACATCGAATCGCATATTTGACCAATCCCCGTtctcaaaattccaaaaaaaaaaaataacgccAGGTCTAGTGCCCATAGGTTGTTAacactttctaattttatatttaaaactgattccgtaatgtcagtaataggggaagcttgaaaCCGTGTGCAATATCTTATAAAGCTACATATCACTTTCAGTgataaatttcgatattatatgatcttttgatctcttttgctttgttttttgataaataccgaaaaccgaaaactcttttaagtaaataagagttgttattcccgtaaatttactaaaatacgcAATAACCGcactattgtatttaaatagttgcgattttatatttatttttatatattttatattacggaTTTATCCGCGTGTCCTTGTATATAAGTACTCGTACAGACGGTATACGAGGTCAATAACCTTTGTACATATGATGtgctaaatttcaataaatatttaatcccGCTAGTTTTTGTAATACAAAGAACAAGGAgatattgttaaataatatttgcctaTATGGGCTTAGAGTACgtactatataagtatgtactaatatatttgtcgttaataagattttattattttttaatttttttgtttttttttttaattccgcaccgcttattatttgtaattaaggTGTTATCgcagcttttaataatttaagattTGTTATAGTTTTTATGTTTCGGATATACCCCCTAAATTAGGGTATGTAGCGTATGCAAAAAGGATgccgaatatatgtatacagtacgtatatcatataagtatatacatatgtacttatatttgcgCGATCAGAATTTAGCGCGAAAAGAAAATGAACAATGTGCAGGTCATTAACCTCTGCACTTGCGGATTACCAGGTATATGcttcaatatattaatattaatttgaatgtttgtttgtatttgttagtAAGTACtaatttatgtttgttgcatttatgtattttatgtatGATATGGATAAgagcatatgtaaatatgtatgtttgtttttattctcgCTCGTGGAAATTGTGCTTTTTATGCCTTTCGCTTACCTattttatgcaatcctgcttactgtttgaagaaacagaaggggtattgctgggaagatttgcaagtaaatacttgaatataatttgtttgttttctgttgTAGTGGGTGTGTTTGTATACACAAGGGTAAGATTAGAAGGCAGTAAATGATTTCCTttggtatttataaaaatatatggatgatatattttttcaactgtaTTTTGTTTCCGTTTAGAAATTGTTCAAACGGattatatacataggttttatatttgataaaaccgtatgatatcatacatatttacatatgtgcataaaaaatggaaacgaCTTACTTTGTCTCGCCTCAAGGGAGTTTTGGggagaatatagtacatatatgtatgtatttatataattttgggaATATTATCCGCTTTCGTTTCAGTTTTCTCCTGTGTTTAGTCCTATTTCCTCCTGTGTTTGATGTTCCTTTCCTAATTTTCTCCTTTGTTTAGTGTCCTCTTGCTCCCGTTTCCTCCTTTGTAGAGTATGAATGCATGTAGGTATGCGTTCGTTGTtatgttggtttttgttttcttattagATTGCGCCTGATTTAAgttataattttgcttttttttttttgttagaccGCGCccgatttgttttataattattagtatttttatagttagagcgcgcccgatttatggttttatgaatttttaatatttatatttattattaataaaatttttttttctcagcaCCGTATTCTTAAAATgttagtttatttattattattatttttttgttgttgttttatatgtgtGCACTATTCCCACTGTATAACtcttataaattttgtaaaattttgtttctttattttatttatttatggtttttcaaaaacttactaatattcaatttttatctatatatataaaactaagtggcaaaacttcctgttgGCGTTCTCCTCTTAGACcgcttgcccgatttcaatgacattttcaggggtgattggggtctgtttggagggtgcacataagaaattcaatgtgtgtatcattgcacgttttgcaaaaaaaaaaaaaaaattatgcatcccgcctatacaaattctcatgaagtaatgttttgccgcaagattgacagtcctgtcaaatgccttttactaataaaatggaacaactggcggatgtttacaattaataaaaaaaaaacattgacatcGCACGTTGATCGTTTTTGCCTGTCATTCGTTCTTTCTATGGATGACTGTCAAGCTAACAAGACATACAGAACGTAAGTGTTCCGAATGCACtgagtgtataaaaaaaatgtttcaacattatgtgtatttttctcagatttcaacgtgattaacattttgcgtacaacacaaagcaagtgagtattgttattgtttcgtaAGTGTTTCCATGCGGTTTGCAAATACACTGTTTGTGGGTCTTATTGCATATACGTGTGTGGGTAAAATACATAGTTTAAGATGtagttttaggttaatttttccatttttatttatgtacttcaaatatgcatactctagaaaatgcctcgactacgccaacgtaatacggttggcaggcatacgagtgattcacgtcgaatgtcaatATCAAGAAGAAATCAAAGCGAAGAGCGACGCGCTCAAATAAATGCCCGAGGTAGAGCGGTGTACAGAGAGCGGCGTGCACAGATTAGAGCTGAATTCGCTGACAATCAACGGCCAAGTTACcgtttatttcactgcagacaatgtaccacagagcgcagcacgaccaccggggacaacactaactacctttttcgagttgtgttccgaaataccacaatatttcacttggaatccatcatcgaaaacatttcaacgacgaaagcaaggggagcgtgttgacggttatccaaatgtccgtaaaaccgatgccataggacgcatttacaccatccatcggaacaacgccgaatgtttctatttgcgtctgctattagtcaacgtgcgcggaccaagatcatttgatgatttgaaaactgttgacggtcagttgtgtgcgaGGTATCGTGAAGTatgtcagcgattgcatttgttagaagatgatatacattgggacaccgcacttcatgacgcatcactcacatctcttccaaaacaaatacgcgtactattcgccataataatatctacatgccttccgtcaaatccgcaagaactgtggaataagtacaaagacTGCATGACCGAGGACTTATTAATTTTGGCGCATAATCGAGCATCGGAcgcagacttgctatatacattacaaatgtataatgatgctttgatattggttgaagatctgtgccttacaattgcgaataaggcattaacgcaacttggcatagctgcgcccaatcgttcagcgattgatatgcttgaccatgagcttcaacgtgaacaacacgattgcaatgaattgcgtgctttcatacaagctaacattaccaaattgaatattcagcagaaaaatgcttatgataagattatacGGTTTATGCGGTTtacaataacgccggtggattctaCTTTCTGGATGCGTccggtggtacagggaaaacgtttctgacctctttgattcttgctactatgcggtcacagcagaaaattgcgctggcaattgcttcgtcaggcatcgctgctactctacataatggcggccgaacagcacattATGCGTTGacgtgcaacatatcgaggaattcagcaatggtaaaagttttgcgaggagctggaatagttctatgggatgagtgcccaatggctaacaaaaagtaattagaagcattcaatagaacaatgcaagatttacgccaaaagcaacaacttttatccggcgattttcggcaaactttgccagtcattcaactcctgccgacgaaataaacgcatgtttaaaatcgtcagttttgtggagacatgttcaaaggctgactcttaccatcaacatgcgagtccaatgatcgatccgcagcggcgttttcgaagcagttgttggacattggcgaaggcaaaataccaatcgatgataccggtttgatcacattgccgaacaacttttgtagacttttacaatcgaaagaagaattgattgaaagtgtatttccgaatattgttcaACACTATCAACGCAACGATTATTTAAGTGAACGCGCAAAAATTGGCACCGAAAAATGTacggacatgccgtttgaatttaagcgcttgcagttcccagtacgtcttgcctttgcgatgaccatctacaaatcgcaagggcaaacgtttcaagtgtgcggcgtcagtttggaagaaccgtgcttctcccacggccaattgttTGTCGAATGCTCGAGAGTgggaacaccaaggtgcttattcatttacgcgccaggtggaaaaaccaaaaatgttgtataccaatatgttttataaatggtttataaataagtaacagttttacaacaagaaataaaacacTAAGTAAAACCCCTcaagagttttaatcgatttaggtgtagcgaagCGCATAGGGTAACAGCTagttatatttgttttgtggtGGCCTAGACGcagcaatttatttttgtaaatttttattttttaattattttgtaattatatatgtatacgtatgttttttgcacagcactttatttatatatttatctttttttttttgttttttcatatatatgcaCTTTTTGTACCACAGTacttgtacatgtgtatatgtatgaactatattttattttcactgtcTTGCTGTATCCAAAACCGGTTTTTGGCACATatgtttgctttgttgtttgctttttttatttagttttgtcaCTTATTGTTACCTTTTCGGTTTTTATTACCGCACTTTCACGCACGTTAAGATTTttagtaactttttttttcgaaatcttaattttttttttctgacttTCTTTAGCCAGAGTGCCTTTCTTTATGGctcaccttataggccactcacactttaaGTGAAAGGAAAATACACCAATTTCAACATcgttacaaaattattttctgcgAAATTCACGTCacaattattataatgaaattagtttgaaaacaatagttcaaaactttaaatgtatgtattacataaaaaaatgctCCAAGGTAATGATAAGTAGAAAACCGCCGGTttaaaaaacgtaaaatatatatatattatatatatacatccaATAATGAacgttataataaaaattagttaatataAAGCGAAATactttaaatgtatgtatataggtggGTAGCGAACGGGAACCGGGATGCTGCGAAAAGCGATGCTGCGTGATCGACGTCGTATCAACGAAAGGTGCGCGAGCTGCTTTCTCTATTACTTTTGTTCTAATTAGATTGCAGTGAGTCATCGCGTttgggtgcatgtgcgtgtatgtgtgttaatgtgtgGTGTTCTCTCGCGTGATGAGGTGAATAGTCGATTCGATGTGATAAATTGATGCAGATGTGatgcgacgtcgctactcatttagccagtATTTAAGTTATCTAAAAAGTCTTTAACAGCTAACTGCAATGTGTGGGCAGCACATTtaacagaaataaaattttcgaatcTTACTTTGCACACAATACTTTCGTAGTTGTCTTCTATTTCACTATCACTTTCTTCGTCATCACTATGCAATGATAACAGCTCCACCGCTTTCACC includes:
- the LOC125777353 gene encoding uncharacterized protein LOC125777353, coding for MHACMDAGNMSTPLAIHFIIATAKALGHNIEDRVINCTSLRKQRKEYRRRHGTEIIENFKIPDTFVLHWDGKLLPAMTGKEKVERLAIVLTADNIEKLISIPIIGCGTGEAIAQSIYNYLEKMNMINSVEMVCFDTTATNTGKRNGAGMLLEQKLKRSLLWLPCRHHIAEIILRAVFEIYFGKSCGPEAAIFERFSREWNTFNLKDFSIGIMDEEVRRAINAEECDYKELLQLMFIFLGGSIPNFSFRAPGATSHARFMSKAIYALKMFALQKQFKMSSSHLNGFRNVCIFLVHLYISYWFRSTNAVEAPNLDLQLIKNIAGYYDPKISLALLDKMKNHLWYLSEEAVGLAFFDSNVDLNVKRKMVEALALEKEFESNDDNGVYLRKNVNASIEEMKAFISKDLSCFVTQRTRNIFSRLEIDVKFFNLDPSNWCENAEYLKGVQILKNVTAVNDSAERKVKLITDFNRSLTHSEEDKQYLLHIVENYRQKFLHILKLRFCNILETYIND